A genomic stretch from Aminobacter aminovorans includes:
- the tssB gene encoding type VI secretion system contractile sheath small subunit has translation MPAESKAKVIERNRAPRVQIAYDVETYGSPTTIELPFVMGVMADLAGSSQTKEAQKTVLDRTFVETDANRFPRFMEALGPRVKARVKNTLPQAEGAEQEEELAIDLTFSKMGDFAPDKIAEQVPQLAEILKMRRQLEELLGFMDGRADAEKRIAQLLNNEPLLGQIASQALSDSDKVEE, from the coding sequence ATGCCAGCCGAAAGCAAAGCAAAGGTCATCGAGCGTAACCGCGCCCCGCGCGTCCAGATCGCCTATGACGTCGAGACCTACGGCAGCCCGACGACGATAGAACTGCCTTTCGTGATGGGCGTGATGGCCGATCTCGCCGGATCATCGCAGACCAAGGAAGCGCAGAAGACGGTGCTCGATCGCACCTTCGTCGAGACCGACGCCAACAGGTTCCCGCGCTTCATGGAAGCGCTCGGACCGCGGGTAAAGGCGCGGGTGAAAAATACCCTGCCCCAGGCCGAGGGTGCCGAGCAGGAGGAAGAGCTGGCGATCGACCTGACCTTCTCCAAGATGGGCGACTTCGCCCCCGACAAGATCGCCGAGCAGGTCCCGCAACTGGCCGAAATCCTCAAGATGCGCCGCCAGCTGGAAGAGCTGCTGGGCTTCATGGACGGCCGCGCCGATGCGGAAAAGCGCATCGCCCAACTGCTGAACAACGAGCCGCTGCTCGGCCAGATCGCCAGCCAGGCGCTCTCCGACAGCGACAAGGTCGAGGAATAG
- the tssA gene encoding type VI secretion system protein TssA: MVDLALWLNPLNGENPSGEDLRNDPRFHELERLAIPQSDVVHDDRNRPSAEVSIPVDWDAVLEKADELRNQGRDLRLLTLVTRALANSRGLAGLAEGLMLIARTFESHWETMHPALRANAPPRDAALRRINAVLDLQNGQAPGLLHDLRKTVFFTPRGFGPVTGRELEQGALDDRVMLQEAAQGLNNTERAALSTAHEQLLTRLRSACAAQADQAGAALEQLVADARAAGAALAALDSALNKRLESTGPAVPDLKKFLDRMLTTLERGASARPAPSGAAKPELTQAVPATAQPNGHAPEPVANHAGPTMALPERLTSRDDVVKCLDLVVAFYDRTEPSSPIPHLARRVRRMVHMDFVELMEDLAPSGLKEFRLLAGVTDKKTPQKDER; the protein is encoded by the coding sequence GTGGTTGATCTTGCTCTTTGGCTCAACCCTTTGAACGGTGAAAACCCGTCGGGGGAAGATTTGCGCAACGATCCGCGCTTTCACGAGCTCGAACGTCTCGCCATTCCGCAATCCGATGTCGTCCACGATGACCGCAACCGGCCTTCGGCGGAAGTCAGTATTCCCGTCGACTGGGATGCCGTCCTCGAAAAAGCCGACGAACTGCGCAACCAGGGGCGCGACCTGCGCCTGCTGACGCTGGTCACCCGCGCCTTGGCCAATTCCCGCGGGCTCGCCGGCCTTGCCGAAGGCCTGATGCTGATCGCCCGCACCTTCGAGAGCCATTGGGAAACGATGCACCCCGCCCTGCGGGCCAATGCGCCCCCGCGCGATGCAGCACTCCGCCGCATCAATGCCGTCCTCGACCTGCAGAACGGTCAGGCGCCCGGACTGCTCCACGATCTCAGGAAGACGGTGTTCTTCACGCCGCGCGGCTTCGGACCGGTTACCGGCCGCGAACTCGAACAGGGCGCGCTCGACGACCGCGTCATGCTGCAGGAGGCGGCGCAGGGCCTGAACAATACAGAGCGGGCAGCACTTTCCACCGCCCATGAGCAGCTTTTGACTAGGCTGCGCAGCGCCTGCGCGGCACAAGCCGATCAAGCCGGCGCGGCCCTCGAGCAACTGGTTGCCGATGCACGGGCCGCGGGCGCAGCCCTCGCTGCCCTCGACAGCGCGCTCAACAAGCGTCTGGAAAGCACCGGGCCGGCCGTTCCAGACCTCAAGAAGTTCCTCGACAGGATGCTGACCACGCTTGAGCGTGGCGCATCGGCGCGTCCGGCGCCCAGTGGCGCGGCGAAACCCGAGCTCACCCAGGCGGTACCTGCGACGGCACAGCCCAACGGCCACGCGCCAGAACCCGTGGCCAACCATGCGGGACCGACCATGGCCCTCCCTGAACGCCTTACGTCGCGCGACGATGTCGTCAAATGCCTCGACCTCGTCGTTGCCTTCTACGACCGCACCGAGCCATCGAGCCCGATCCCGCACCTCGCCCGGCGCGTGCGCCGCATGGTGCATATGGATTTCGTCGAGCTGATGGAAGATCTCGCCCCCTCGGGGCTCAAGGAGTTCCGGCTCCTCGCCGGCGTAACTGACAAGAAGACGCCTCAGAAGGATGAAAGGTAG
- the tssH gene encoding type VI secretion system ATPase TssH, with protein MQPRRSSQGFKRKELVGKLNPTCLRAFKAAADAAKLRGNPYVELVHFIEQLVLSDRSDVQMILADAGVDAARVAGDMTRAVDKLPYGATSIEEFSDHIFHAIQEAWNLATLEFGSEEVRSAHVILACLKVPVLEGLVSKISTEFDKIDADGVISRFADVIDGSLEGSAASAATPSDEAPRRLPPGGESALAKYATDLTQRARDGKIDAVVGRDPEIRQIVDILMRRRQNNPILTGEAGVGKTAVVEGFALRIAEGDVPPMLQGVSLRMLDVGLMQAGASVKGEFEKRLKAVIDEVQSSETPVILFIDEAHTLIGAGGAAGTGDAANLLKPALARGELRTIAATTWAEYKQHIEKDPALTRRFQVVKIEEPDEAAAILMLRGVAGVLEKHHEVQILDEAIETAVKLSHRYIPARQLPDKAVSLLDTACARVAISQHSRPGEVEDLMRRRQALEIERGIIGREAAIGIEVDDRKARVEAGLVETDAALAAAQERWDKEKAAVAEILELRARLRGQGVPLDPVVADAQATEEAAEEPIAANDDAAVDQDVAAGSIPQVEQAGTAEQMEAVSDPGADLVRLKELMAVLAEAQGETPLILLSVDRNAVAAVVQDWTGIPTGRMLTSQTEKALRLAQTLSERVVGQDHAMEMIARRVQTSRAGLGAPEKPVGVFLLCGPSGVGKTETALALAETLYGGEQNLISINMSEFQEAHTVSTLKGAPPGYVGYGKGGILTEAVRRRPYSVILLDEVEKAHPDVHEIFFQVFDKGMMDDSEGRRIDFKNTLILLTSNVGSEVIMTKTKGGELRENVENLDAALRAPLLKVFPAAFIGRVVTIPYYPLSGEMIEAITRHQFGKIARRLQVSHGAELVIGDGVMEMIKARCTEIESGGRMIDAILTNTLLPELSRGVLNRSLDGEKLTRVTVGASDEGFSYEFG; from the coding sequence ATGCAGCCGCGCAGGTCGTCTCAGGGCTTCAAGCGCAAAGAACTGGTCGGCAAGCTCAATCCCACCTGCTTGCGCGCCTTCAAGGCGGCGGCCGATGCGGCGAAGCTGCGCGGTAACCCTTACGTCGAACTCGTTCATTTCATTGAACAACTTGTGCTCTCCGATCGCTCGGACGTGCAGATGATCCTGGCCGACGCCGGCGTTGATGCTGCCCGCGTCGCCGGCGACATGACACGCGCCGTCGACAAGCTGCCTTACGGCGCGACGTCGATCGAGGAGTTCTCCGACCATATCTTCCATGCCATCCAGGAGGCCTGGAACCTGGCGACGCTGGAATTCGGCAGCGAAGAAGTGCGAAGCGCGCATGTGATCCTTGCCTGTCTCAAGGTGCCTGTGCTGGAAGGGCTGGTGTCGAAGATCAGCACCGAGTTCGACAAGATCGACGCCGACGGCGTGATCTCGCGCTTTGCCGATGTGATCGACGGCTCACTGGAAGGATCCGCGGCAAGTGCAGCGACGCCCTCCGACGAGGCGCCGCGGCGCCTGCCGCCCGGCGGGGAGTCGGCGCTGGCCAAATATGCCACGGACCTTACGCAGCGGGCACGTGACGGCAAGATCGACGCCGTCGTCGGCCGCGACCCGGAAATCCGCCAGATCGTCGACATCCTGATGCGGCGGCGGCAGAACAACCCGATCCTGACCGGCGAGGCCGGCGTCGGCAAGACGGCGGTGGTCGAGGGTTTTGCGCTGCGCATCGCCGAAGGCGACGTGCCGCCGATGCTGCAAGGGGTCAGCCTGCGCATGCTCGACGTCGGGCTGATGCAGGCCGGCGCCAGCGTCAAGGGCGAATTCGAGAAGCGGCTGAAGGCCGTCATCGACGAAGTTCAATCTTCGGAGACACCGGTCATCCTGTTCATCGACGAGGCCCATACGCTGATCGGTGCCGGAGGTGCTGCCGGCACGGGTGATGCCGCCAACCTGCTGAAGCCGGCGCTGGCGCGCGGCGAGCTGCGTACCATCGCCGCCACCACCTGGGCCGAATACAAGCAGCATATCGAGAAGGATCCGGCGCTGACCCGGCGTTTCCAGGTGGTCAAGATCGAGGAGCCCGACGAGGCCGCCGCCATCCTGATGCTGCGTGGCGTTGCCGGCGTGCTCGAAAAGCACCATGAGGTGCAGATCCTCGACGAGGCCATCGAAACAGCCGTCAAGCTGTCGCATCGCTACATTCCGGCGCGCCAGTTGCCCGACAAGGCCGTCAGCCTGCTGGACACGGCTTGTGCCCGCGTCGCCATCTCGCAGCATTCCAGGCCAGGCGAAGTCGAAGATCTGATGCGCCGCCGCCAGGCGCTCGAGATCGAGCGAGGCATCATCGGTCGCGAGGCAGCGATCGGCATCGAGGTGGACGATCGCAAGGCGCGCGTCGAGGCCGGGCTGGTCGAGACCGACGCGGCACTGGCAGCGGCACAGGAGCGCTGGGACAAGGAGAAGGCGGCCGTCGCCGAAATCCTCGAGCTGCGCGCCAGGCTGCGCGGGCAGGGCGTGCCCCTCGATCCCGTTGTTGCGGATGCGCAGGCGACGGAAGAAGCAGCCGAGGAACCGATCGCTGCCAATGACGATGCTGCTGTCGATCAAGATGTCGCTGCTGGCAGCATACCCCAGGTTGAGCAGGCTGGAACCGCCGAACAAATGGAAGCTGTCTCCGATCCCGGGGCCGACCTTGTACGGCTCAAGGAGCTGATGGCGGTGCTGGCCGAGGCGCAGGGCGAAACGCCGTTGATCCTGCTCTCCGTCGACCGCAATGCGGTGGCGGCAGTGGTGCAGGACTGGACCGGCATCCCCACGGGACGGATGCTGACCAGCCAGACCGAAAAGGCGCTGCGGCTGGCGCAGACTTTATCCGAGCGCGTCGTCGGCCAGGACCATGCGATGGAGATGATCGCAAGGCGCGTCCAGACCAGCCGCGCCGGGCTTGGGGCACCGGAAAAGCCGGTCGGGGTGTTCCTGCTCTGTGGCCCCTCAGGTGTCGGCAAGACCGAGACGGCGCTTGCCCTGGCCGAGACGCTGTACGGCGGCGAGCAGAACCTGATCTCCATCAACATGTCGGAGTTCCAGGAAGCGCATACGGTGTCGACGCTGAAGGGGGCACCTCCTGGATATGTCGGCTATGGCAAGGGCGGTATCCTCACCGAGGCTGTGCGCCGCAGGCCTTATTCGGTGATCCTGCTCGACGAGGTCGAGAAGGCGCATCCCGACGTGCATGAGATTTTCTTCCAGGTCTTCGACAAGGGCATGATGGACGACAGCGAGGGCCGGCGGATCGACTTCAAGAACACGCTGATCCTGCTCACTTCCAATGTCGGCTCCGAGGTCATCATGACCAAGACCAAGGGCGGCGAGCTGCGCGAGAATGTCGAGAACCTCGACGCGGCCTTGCGCGCGCCCTTGCTCAAGGTGTTCCCGGCGGCCTTCATCGGCCGCGTCGTGACGATCCCCTATTATCCGCTGTCGGGCGAGATGATCGAGGCGATCACCCGCCACCAGTTCGGCAAGATTGCCCGCCGGCTGCAGGTCAGCCACGGCGCGGAACTGGTGATCGGCGATGGCGTGATGGAAATGATCAAGGCGCGCTGCACCGAGATCGAGTCCGGTGGCCGCATGATCGATGCGATCCTGACCAACACGCTGTTGCCGGAACTGAGCCGAGGCGTGCTCAACCGTTCGCTGGATGGGGAAAAGCTGACGCGCGTGACAGTCGGCGCGTCAGATGAGGGGTTCAGCTACGAGTTTGGGTAG